The sequence GCGTGGTTGCGCACCACCCGGATGTTGGCGCCCATGCGCTGCAATTCCGGCACATGGCGGAAGCGGTTCTCGAACAGGGTCTCGGTGACCATGGCCGCGCCCTCGGCGCAGGACAGCAGCGCCATGGCCTGGGGCTGCAGGTCGGTGGCGAAACCGGGATAGGGCTGGGTCATGATGTCGACGCCGACGAGGCCGCCGGCGCCGCGCCGGGCGATGATGGCACCGTCGGCCGCCGCGATGTCGATCCCCGCCTCCTCGAACACCGGCAGGGCGGCGCTCAGCAGCTCGGTGGAGGCCCCGGCCAGGCGCAGCTCGCCGCCAGTGGCCGCGGCGGCGCAGATCAGGGTGCCCAGCTCGATCCGGTCCGGCAGCACGTCGTAGTCGGCGCCGTGCAGCCGGTCGACGCCCGTGATATGCAGCGTGTCGGTGCCGATGCCGTCGATGCGAGCGCCCATCGCCGCGAGGCAGCGGGCCAGGTCGGTCACCTCCGGCTCGCGCGCGGCGTTGGTGATGCTGGTCTCGCCCTTGGCCAGCGTCGCCGCCAGCATCAGGTTCTGGGTGGCGCCGACCGACGGGAACGGCAGCACGATGGCGGCGCCGCGCAGCCCGCCCGGCGCGTTCAGCACCACCTCGCCGCCCTCGATCTCGGCGGCCGCCCCCATCTGGCGGAAGCCGGCGAGATGGAAGTCGACCGGCCGCAGGCCGATGGCGTCGCCGCCCGGCAGCGGCAGGGCGATACGGCCCAGCCGGGCCAGCGCCGCGCCGGCGATCAGGAAGGAGGCGCGCATGCGGGCGACCAGCGCCGAGTCGACCCGGCCGGTGCCGAAGCCGGCGCCGCCCATGGTGCCGGACAGGGCCGGGCCGCTCTCGTCCCACGAGACCTCGCAGCCGAGCTCGGCCAGGATGCCGGCCAGAATGGCGACGTCGAGGATGCGCGGCAGGTTGCGCAGCGTCAGCCGCTCGTCGGTCAGGGCGGCGCAGACCATCAGCGGCAGCGCCGCGTTCTTGGCGCCGGCGACGGCGATCTCGCCCCTGAGGGGCACGCCGCCGTCGATCTCCAGCCGGCCGGCCGCCGACGCGGTCCACCACGGCGCCGCCCGACGGAACGACACGACATTTGCACGCGACATGGGCACCCGGCTCCGCAGCTGGTCAGGACATACTCATCGCCGGGATAGCACGATCGATCGCACAGAACAGACAGTTCTTGCGTTGCCTCTCCCCACTTACGAGCCTTTTCAAAACACCGCCGTTGTGCCGGCCTATCTCTTCTATCCTCCCCCTCCCCTTGCGGGAGGGGGCAAGGGGGAGGGGGTTCTCTCGGATCGAGCCGGCCTAGACTGCCACAAACCGGCACGGACGCGAGTTCAGTACCTACCCATTCGCGCGCGGACGCGCGCAGCCCCCTCCCCCTACCCCCTCCCGCGACGGGAGGGGGAGAGTGGAAAACATGTGTCGGTTTAGATGATCGATCGTTGCTTCAAATCTCAGGCCGCCGCGCGAAGCCGGTCGCCAATTGATGCGCCCAGTCCGGACGGCCGTTCTCCGCCGCCCTTCGGACCGCGCGATCGTGGTCGTAGGGGATGGCGATCAGCTCGGCCGCCACCGTGTCGCCGCTCAATTCCAGCATCGCGTAGCGGGCGGCTGGGGATCCCGATTCGGAGACATGGGCCGGCGGAGTGGGATCGTCATAGGCCGGGGCGCCGATGCTGCCGGGGTTGAGCACCCAGCGCCCGTCCGGCAGGCGCAGCAGCCACGGCAGGTGGCTGTGGCCGCACAGGATGACCGGGCCGGCGACGCCGTCCAGCCGCGCGGCGATGGCGGCGGCCGGGGCGCGCACCAGCCGGCCGGCCTCGACATCCTCCAGCAGATAGGCGTTGTCGTCCTCCGGCCTCGCATGGAAGGCGACAATGCCGCCCGGCAGGTCGAGCCGCATCGGCAGGGCGCCGAGCCAGGCCCGGCCGGCGGCGTCGAGCGCGCGGCGGGCATAGCCGTCGGAGGTGCTCGTCGGCTCGTCCCGGTCCTCCCACACCCAGCGGTCGTGGTTGCCGCGCACGGTCGGCCAGCCCTTGGCCATCAGCAGGTCGAGCGTCTCGCGCGGCCAGAGGGGGCCGGAGACGCAGTCGCCCAGATTGACGACGGCGTCGGCGCCGCGGCGGCCGAGATCGGCCAGCACGGCCTCGAGGGCCGGGAGATTGCCGTGGATGTCGGCGAGGACGGCAAGGCGCATGTTGACCCTTCGGCGAGAGGCGAGACGGATCACGATGCCGCCCTGCCCCGCCGTTGGGAAGCCTACTCCGCCAGCGCCTGCTCGCGCTTGCGCGTGACCGCCGGGACCAGCATCGCCAGCAGCAGGATCGCCACGATGGCCAGCAGCACCGCGCTGATCGGATGGGTCAGGAACACGGTGAAGTCGCCGTCCGACAGCAGCATGGCGCGGCGGAAGTTCTCCTCCAGCTGCGGCCCCAGCACCAGGCCGAGCAGCAGCGGCGCCGGCTCGGCCTTCACCTTGACGAAGACATAGCCGACCACGGCGAAGCCCAGCATCAGCCAGACATTGAACATGCTGTTGGCGATGCCGTAGGTGCCGATGCAGCAGAACAGCACGATGGCCGGGAACATCAGCCGGTAGGGGATCTTCAGCATCGAGATCCAGATGCCGATCAGCGGCAGGTTGATCACCAGCAGCATCAGGTTGCCGACCCACATGCTGGCGACCACGCCCCAGACCAGCTGCGGCTGCTCGGTCATGATCTGGGGGCCGGGCTGGATGCCGTGCATCATCAGCGCCCCGATCATCAGCGCCATCAGGGCGTTGGACGGGATGCCCAGCGTCAGCAGCGGGATGAAGCTGGTCTGCGCCCCGGCGTTGTTCGCCGCCTCCGGCCCCGCCACGCCCTCGATCGCGCCCTTGCCGAAGCGGCCGGGGTCGCGCGCCAGCTTCTTCTCCATGGCATAGGCGGTGAAGGGCGGCAGCGCCGCCCCGCCCCCGGGCAGCACGCCGAGGAAGGAGCCGATGGCGGTGCCGCGCAGCATCGCCGGGAAAGCCTGGCGCAGATCGGCCCGGCGGGGCATCAGGTCCCGCACTTTCCGGCTGACCAGCTGGCGCGATTGCGGCCGGTCGAGATTGGCCATGATCTCGCCGAGCCCGAACAGGCCCATGGCGATCGGCACGAAGTCGAGCCCGTCGCCCAGCTCCGGGATGCCGAAGGTCAGGCGCGAGGCGCCGGAGGAGACGTCGATGCCGACGGTGCCGAGCAGCAGGCCCAGCACCACCATGGCCAGCGCCTTGGCCACCGAGCCGTGCGCCAGGATCACCGCCGCGATCAGGCCGAGCACCAGCAGGCTGAAATACTCGACCGCGGTGAACTCGAGCGCCAGGGCGGCGAGCGGCAGGGCAAGGACGGCGATCACCACCGTCGCCACCGAGCCGGCGAAGAAGGAGGAGATGGCGGCGATGGCCAGCGCCAGCCCGGCCTTGCCCTGGCGCGCCATCTGGTGGCCGTCGAGGCAGGTGACGACCGACGAGGTCTCGCCCGGCACATTGACCAGGATCGCCGTGGTCGAGCCGCCGTACTGCGCGCCGTAGAAGATGCCGGCGAGCATGATGAAGGCCGAGGCCGGCTCGAGCCCGAAGGTGAAGGGCAGCAGCAGCGCCACGGTCGGGATCGGCCCGATGCCGGGCAGCACGCCGATCGCCGTGCCGATCAGCACGCCGAACAGGCAGTACAGCAGGTTCTGCCACTGCAGCGCCGTGGCCAGGCCGAGAAGCAGGTTGTCGAACAGGTCCATGGTGCGGCCTAGAAACGCGGCCAGACCGGCACCGGCAGGTCCAGCAGCACGATGAACAGGATCACCGCAGCGGCGGCGAGTGCGACGGCGAAGACCGCGGTCTCGCGCAGCCGCGTCTCGCGGCTGGCGAGGCCGGCGACGATGACGGTCGCGAAGGCGGCGATGGCCAGGCCGGCCTTGGCGGCGAGCAGGGCGAAGACGGCGACGGCGGCGAGAATGCCGAGGATCGGCCGCAGCTTCGGCGCCTCGATCCCTTCTCCGCCGATCGCCAGGCTGCGCAGGGCGAAGACGAGGCCGAAGCCGGCGGCGCCGACCGACAGCACCCGCGGCATGAAGCCCGGCCCCATATCGGCCGGGCTGCCGAAGCCGAGCTTGCGGGTGGCGACCAGGACGACGGCCGCCACGGCGCAGAGGAAAAGGCCGAACAGCAGGTCCGGCCAGTTGATGCGCGTCACCCCGTCACTCGCCCTTGATGCCGGCGTCGGCGATCACCTTGCCCCAGGCCGCGGTGTTGGTGGCGAGCCAGGAGCCGAGATCCGCCGGCGGGCCGGCGACGACCCGGCCGCCCTGCTGGGCGATCCGCTCCGCCACCTCCGGCTGCTTCAGGATCTCGCCGAGCGCCTGGTTCAGCCTGTCGACCAAAGCGGGCGGCGAGCCGGCGGTGGTCAGCAGGCCCTGCCAGGACCCGACATCGGCGGAGGGCAGCTTGGCCTCGGTGAAGGTCGGGATGTCGGGCGCGCTGGCGATCCGGTCCTTCCCGGTCACCGCAATGCCGCGCAGCTGCCCGTTGGCGACGAAGGGCAGGGTCGCGGTGGCGCCGTTGATGATCACCTTGCTCTCGCCCGAGACCACGGCCTGGGTGGCCGCGGAGCCGCCGCGATAGGGCACGGTCTTCCACTGGATGCCGAGATCCTTCGCCATGGCGACGGCGGTGATGTGGTTGACGCCGCCGATGCCGGAATTGGCCACCGCCAGCTTGCCGGGGTTGGCCTTGGCGTAGTCGACCAGCTCGGCCGCATTGGTCACCGGCAGGTCCTTGTTCACCGCCAGCACATAGGGCACGAACATGATCATGCCGACCGGCGCCAAATCCTTGAGCGGATCGTAGGACAGGTCGCTGAACAGGCCCGGCGCGGTGGCGATCGAGCCGACATCGGCCAGGAGCAGCGTGTGCGCGTCCGGGTCGGCCTTGGCCACCGCGTCGGCGCCGATATTGCCGGCCGCGCCCGGCTTGTTCTCGACCACCACGGTCTGGCCGATGGCCTCGGACAGCTTCGGCGCGATGATGCGCGCCAGCGTGTCTGAGGTGCCGCCCGGCGCGTAGGGGACGATGATGCGGACGGTGCGTTCGAAATTCTGTGCTGCGGCCGGGCCGACGGCGGTCCCGAGCACGGCGAGGCCGGCGGCGAGCGCGAGCGCGCTGCGTCTGGTGATCATGGTTGGTCCTCCCCCTGATGAATCGTCCGGTCGCTCGTCTTGCGGCGGGCTTAGGCGGACGGTACGGAGGAGACCGATCCGACTCCATGTCCAAGACGGCATCGATCGATGCCCTGCATGCATCAATCGGAGGCGATGGACCTTGGCCCCATTCCTGCCATCAAAGGCGCGTTAACTTTTCTTTTTCATATCGATTTCACTTCTCCCCCTGGGGGCTTATATGACGATCGATAGGGATACTCTCGTCTACCTGCGACAGAACATAGAAAACGAAATAAAGCAGAACCTCGAATCGCGACTATTCAAGCTCTACACGATCATCGGCGCCGCTTTCCTCGGTGGCGTCGGGATCATCGGCTTTCCCTGGGCAGTCTCATACATCGACGACAAAATCCAGAACGCCGTCGAACAGAGGGTTGCGGAGACAAAGGCAGTCACCGACCAGGCGCGACAGATCGCCGAAAGCGCGCGGCGGGACGTGGACAAGGCTCTGACCGAGATCGACGTCAAGCGCGCCGCGCTCGCGGCCGACCTGGAGGATATCCAGGCGAAGTCGAGCGGCGCGGCCGAGAGGCTCGGCACGTTGCGCGGCGAGATGCAGGCGCGGTCGGAGGAGATGGCAGCGCAGCTCGATCAGGTAAAGCAGAGGCTGGACGAGGCTCGTGACCAGGCACAGGCCCTGTCCGACCGTCTGCGCACGGCGATCCCGGACGCCGGCGTGGTCGCGTCCCTGGCCCACGACCTCAACGTGGTGGTCGAGCAGGTGAAGCAGCTCGACCTCACCGTGAAGACGATAGCCCAGCAGAGCGGCTCCCAGCCGATGACAGTCGATGAAGAAAGCCGGGCGGTGCAGCTTTCCACATTGCAGCAGAGCACCGGTGAAAATGCCGCAAAAGTCCAGGAAGCCGCCTCGACCCAGACCGTCTATCTCCAATTCGCGAGACTGAGCCGGGACAGCGCCAAGGCCGTCAGCGCCCAGCTTCAGGCGCGCGGCTGGCGCATTCCCGGGGAGGAGCGGATCGACAGTGCGGCCGGGTTGAGCGAGATCCGGTGCTATTACGAAGAGGATTGCGAGCGGGCGAAGGCGTTGGAGACCGACACCGAAGCGGCTCTCGCGCAGCTCGGCTATGGCGACATCGCGGTCACGATCCGCCCGCTTCTCAGCTATTCGCCCAAGCCGCGGCTCGGAATCCTGGAGATCTGGCTCGGGCTCGGCAAGGCCTCTGCCTCCTGAATCCACCCTTGCCCGGCTCGCCGGCCTCGCGTCTCATGGCGGCAAGCATGGCAAAGGGGAGAGAGGCAATGAAGATCCTGGACGAGACCTTCCTGTCCCCTGCCCTCGACCCGCGCCTGGCCTGGACCAACCCGCCGCCGGACTGGTCGATCGGGCCGGAGGGCTTGAGGCTGCGCACCGCCGCCGGGACCGATTTCTGGCAGGGCACGCATTACGGCTTCCGGGTCGACAACGGCCATGTGCTGGCGCTGCCGGTGGCCGGCGACTTCGTGATGGAGACGGTGGTGCGCGGCACCCCCCTGCACCAGTACGACCAGGCCGGGCTGATCGTGCGCCAGTCGCCGGAGAGCTGGATCAAGACCTCGGTCGAGTTCGAGACGGCGGCGCACAGCCGTCTCGGCGCCGTGGTCACCAATGCCGGCTGGTCCGACTGGTCGACCCAGGACGTGCCGACCCGGCCGGGCGGCACCACCGGTTTCCGCATCCGCCGCACCGGCGCCGACTACATCGTCGAGGCGGCGCCGGAGGGCGACGACCGCTGGGTGCAGCTGCGCATCGCCCGGCTGCACGCCGATGACGGCGCCGGCCCGGTGCTGGCCGGCCTTTACGCCTGCAGCCCGAAGGACGCCGGCTACGAGGCGCGGTTCGCCCATCTGCGGATCGCGCGGCCGTGATATCGGCTTTAAAGGCGACGCGTAGACGGAGGTGGAGACGCGCCCAGGAT comes from Inquilinus sp. Marseille-Q2685 and encodes:
- a CDS encoding tripartite tricarboxylate transporter TctB family protein, with translation MTRINWPDLLFGLFLCAVAAVVLVATRKLGFGSPADMGPGFMPRVLSVGAAGFGLVFALRSLAIGGEGIEAPKLRPILGILAAVAVFALLAAKAGLAIAAFATVIVAGLASRETRLRETAVFAVALAAAAVILFIVLLDLPVPVWPRF
- a CDS encoding tripartite tricarboxylate transporter substrate binding protein; translated protein: MITRRSALALAAGLAVLGTAVGPAAAQNFERTVRIIVPYAPGGTSDTLARIIAPKLSEAIGQTVVVENKPGAAGNIGADAVAKADPDAHTLLLADVGSIATAPGLFSDLSYDPLKDLAPVGMIMFVPYVLAVNKDLPVTNAAELVDYAKANPGKLAVANSGIGGVNHITAVAMAKDLGIQWKTVPYRGGSAATQAVVSGESKVIINGATATLPFVANGQLRGIAVTGKDRIASAPDIPTFTEAKLPSADVGSWQGLLTTAGSPPALVDRLNQALGEILKQPEVAERIAQQGGRVVAGPPADLGSWLATNTAAWGKVIADAGIKGE
- a CDS encoding DUF1349 domain-containing protein, which encodes MKILDETFLSPALDPRLAWTNPPPDWSIGPEGLRLRTAAGTDFWQGTHYGFRVDNGHVLALPVAGDFVMETVVRGTPLHQYDQAGLIVRQSPESWIKTSVEFETAAHSRLGAVVTNAGWSDWSTQDVPTRPGGTTGFRIRRTGADYIVEAAPEGDDRWVQLRIARLHADDGAGPVLAGLYACSPKDAGYEARFAHLRIARP
- the murA gene encoding UDP-N-acetylglucosamine 1-carboxyvinyltransferase encodes the protein MSRANVVSFRRAAPWWTASAAGRLEIDGGVPLRGEIAVAGAKNAALPLMVCAALTDERLTLRNLPRILDVAILAGILAELGCEVSWDESGPALSGTMGGAGFGTGRVDSALVARMRASFLIAGAALARLGRIALPLPGGDAIGLRPVDFHLAGFRQMGAAAEIEGGEVVLNAPGGLRGAAIVLPFPSVGATQNLMLAATLAKGETSITNAAREPEVTDLARCLAAMGARIDGIGTDTLHITGVDRLHGADYDVLPDRIELGTLICAAAATGGELRLAGASTELLSAALPVFEEAGIDIAAADGAIIARRGAGGLVGVDIMTQPYPGFATDLQPQAMALLSCAEGAAMVTETLFENRFRHVPELQRMGANIRVVRNHAVIRGVPALHGAEVTATDIRAGAGLLIAALGAGGTSTLHGVEHVDRGYDSLVDRLRRCGARIRRVDL
- a CDS encoding tripartite tricarboxylate transporter permease, which codes for MDLFDNLLLGLATALQWQNLLYCLFGVLIGTAIGVLPGIGPIPTVALLLPFTFGLEPASAFIMLAGIFYGAQYGGSTTAILVNVPGETSSVVTCLDGHQMARQGKAGLALAIAAISSFFAGSVATVVIAVLALPLAALALEFTAVEYFSLLVLGLIAAVILAHGSVAKALAMVVLGLLLGTVGIDVSSGASRLTFGIPELGDGLDFVPIAMGLFGLGEIMANLDRPQSRQLVSRKVRDLMPRRADLRQAFPAMLRGTAIGSFLGVLPGGGAALPPFTAYAMEKKLARDPGRFGKGAIEGVAGPEAANNAGAQTSFIPLLTLGIPSNALMALMIGALMMHGIQPGPQIMTEQPQLVWGVVASMWVGNLMLLVINLPLIGIWISMLKIPYRLMFPAIVLFCCIGTYGIANSMFNVWLMLGFAVVGYVFVKVKAEPAPLLLGLVLGPQLEENFRRAMLLSDGDFTVFLTHPISAVLLAIVAILLLAMLVPAVTRKREQALAE
- a CDS encoding metallophosphoesterase: MRLAVLADIHGNLPALEAVLADLGRRGADAVVNLGDCVSGPLWPRETLDLLMAKGWPTVRGNHDRWVWEDRDEPTSTSDGYARRALDAAGRAWLGALPMRLDLPGGIVAFHARPEDDNAYLLEDVEAGRLVRAPAAAIAARLDGVAGPVILCGHSHLPWLLRLPDGRWVLNPGSIGAPAYDDPTPPAHVSESGSPAARYAMLELSGDTVAAELIAIPYDHDRAVRRAAENGRPDWAHQLATGFARRPEI